From Synoicihabitans lomoniglobus, the proteins below share one genomic window:
- a CDS encoding aldo/keto reductase, producing the protein MNDHPLPSFGKIALGGATFGREIDQPAAFTLLDHALDRGITQVDTAAGYSAGASESIIGAWLQARRPRALSVATKAIPPYDATTLTTSIQQSLNRLQVDALELFYLHHGHESITDETLRLLDDMVRVGTIQALGISNIKATQLAALLQRQTELGLARFSVLQCTNNLAVSDLDVATRELCVRYRLAVVTFSPIAAGFLTGKHQRGVIAQSRFDLIPGHQSIYFKPDPHARLDALLKLARATGHPPAHLALGWALRHPMATSVLIGGRTTTHLDQAFAVRTIDDGLFRQLDEIAHLSAPPTPLP; encoded by the coding sequence ATGAATGATCATCCGCTGCCTTCTTTCGGTAAAATCGCCCTCGGTGGCGCCACGTTTGGTCGCGAGATCGATCAACCGGCCGCCTTCACCCTGCTCGATCACGCCCTTGATCGGGGGATAACGCAGGTGGACACGGCCGCCGGCTACAGCGCGGGCGCTTCCGAGTCCATTATCGGCGCCTGGTTGCAGGCCCGCCGGCCCCGCGCCTTGAGTGTAGCGACCAAGGCGATTCCGCCCTACGATGCCACAACCCTCACCACATCGATCCAACAGAGCCTGAACCGGCTCCAGGTCGACGCTCTGGAATTATTCTACCTCCATCACGGGCACGAATCCATCACCGACGAAACGCTGCGACTGCTGGACGACATGGTGCGCGTCGGCACGATTCAAGCACTGGGCATCAGCAACATCAAGGCCACCCAGCTCGCCGCCCTGTTGCAGCGTCAAACCGAGCTGGGACTCGCACGGTTTAGCGTCTTGCAGTGCACGAACAATCTCGCGGTCAGCGATCTCGATGTCGCCACTCGCGAGCTGTGCGTCCGCTATCGACTCGCCGTGGTGACGTTCAGCCCCATCGCCGCCGGTTTCCTGACCGGCAAACATCAGCGTGGGGTCATCGCCCAGTCTCGCTTCGATCTCATACCCGGTCATCAGTCCATTTATTTTAAGCCGGATCCGCACGCCCGTCTCGATGCACTCCTCAAGCTGGCTCGCGCGACCGGACACCCGCCCGCCCATCTCGCCCTCGGGTGGGCTCTACGCCATCCGATGGCCACGTCGGTGTTGATCGGCGGTCGCACCACCACCCACCTTGATCAAGCCTTCGCCGTGCGAACCATCGACGATGGTCTGTTCCGACAACTCGATGAGATCGCTCACCTTTCCGCTCCGCCCACTCCCCTGCCGTGA
- a CDS encoding mandelate racemase/muconate lactonizing enzyme family protein yields MKITDLRTTLLTGPCTNDPFLSEARRLRSAAFIEVITDGPQVGIGETYAGYFCPETVPAIVEFFKPILIGQTVDDIPELWRRMYHCGNFWCRVGLGTIVLNGIEAALWDLKGKQLDQPVHALLGNTPFDRLPCYATGGPSNYPKDKLARKIDHYFSLGFRGAKVGAGSFDPATGWNLPSTPAGAADLEADKLAFLRAQVGPDAMLMLDAHMGNSQGMRWTVEVATAVAQALEPFNLFFLEEPLHYTDPWGYAELSRSTTVPIAGGECLTAQFEWRVFVEQDSFDIGQPDASFTGGLGEFMAVSRMMAAHGRKIATHAWGAGGSLMQNVHAGFAAPNTCILEIPPDYAGLHADIIDGGLRIEDGHVLPPDRPGLGIVLTDEIKQRYPFQPGSGEFNSVPGKILST; encoded by the coding sequence GTGAAAATTACCGATCTCCGCACCACCCTGCTGACGGGTCCCTGCACCAACGATCCCTTCCTCAGTGAAGCTCGCCGCCTCCGCAGCGCTGCATTCATCGAGGTGATCACGGACGGCCCGCAAGTCGGTATCGGTGAAACCTACGCGGGTTACTTTTGCCCGGAAACCGTGCCCGCCATCGTGGAGTTTTTTAAACCGATCCTCATCGGACAGACCGTTGACGACATCCCCGAGCTGTGGCGTCGCATGTATCACTGCGGCAACTTCTGGTGTCGGGTCGGACTGGGCACGATCGTGCTCAATGGTATCGAAGCCGCCCTCTGGGACTTGAAAGGCAAACAACTCGACCAACCGGTGCATGCGTTGCTGGGTAACACGCCCTTCGACCGCCTGCCGTGCTACGCCACGGGGGGACCGAGCAACTACCCCAAGGACAAACTCGCCCGTAAGATTGACCACTACTTTTCCCTCGGCTTCCGGGGCGCGAAAGTCGGCGCCGGTAGTTTCGATCCCGCGACCGGATGGAACCTGCCCTCGACCCCGGCTGGGGCCGCCGATCTCGAAGCCGACAAACTCGCCTTCCTCCGCGCGCAGGTCGGCCCCGACGCCATGCTCATGCTCGACGCTCACATGGGGAACAGTCAGGGCATGCGCTGGACCGTCGAGGTGGCCACGGCCGTCGCTCAGGCCCTCGAACCCTTCAACCTGTTTTTCCTCGAAGAGCCGCTGCACTACACCGATCCGTGGGGCTACGCCGAGTTGAGTCGCTCCACGACGGTGCCGATCGCCGGTGGAGAATGCCTGACGGCCCAGTTCGAGTGGCGGGTGTTCGTCGAGCAGGACTCGTTCGATATCGGCCAACCCGACGCGTCCTTCACCGGCGGTTTGGGTGAGTTCATGGCCGTGAGCCGAATGATGGCCGCCCACGGTCGCAAGATCGCCACTCACGCGTGGGGGGCCGGTGGCTCTCTGATGCAAAACGTGCACGCCGGATTTGCCGCCCCCAATACCTGCATTCTGGAAATCCCTCCCGACTACGCGGGCCTGCACGCTGACATCATCGACGGCGGACTGAGAATCGAGGACGGTCACGTGCTCCCGCCTGATCGACCCGGCCTCGGCATTGTCCTGACCGACGAGATCAAACAGCGTTACCCGTTCCAACCCGGGTCGGGAGAATTCAACAGCGTGCCGGGTAAAATCCTCTCCACGTGA
- a CDS encoding D-2-hydroxyacid dehydrogenase: MTPLNLLIDVPVEPAVLAALQKTGRYQIDVIDPPAEVSRPLPVDRIRETDVLFCSVPPQNNAAMAHLRWVQLASTGYTQLFGLNLPERGIRATNASGCFDVPIAEWAIAMMINLARDSRQMIRNQDAAVWDRSARFQREIRGLTVGLWGYGGIGRETARLAKQLGLRVHVQTRHGVHPRTDTYRVPGTGDPAGELPDRIFLAGEEASFLRDLDFLIVAMPLTHATEGLIGETELRMLPRHAFVLNPARGPIIQEQALVRALQEGWIAGAALDTHYHYPMPPEHPLWKLPNVLFTPHISGSSLSPNFKTRLWDIFAQNMSRFAAEEPLLNELGVAQLQGH; the protein is encoded by the coding sequence GTGACTCCCCTCAATCTCCTCATCGATGTGCCGGTCGAGCCGGCCGTGCTGGCGGCGTTGCAAAAAACCGGGCGCTACCAGATCGATGTGATTGATCCGCCCGCCGAGGTTTCGCGCCCGCTGCCCGTGGATCGTATCCGGGAAACGGACGTGCTGTTTTGCAGCGTCCCGCCGCAGAATAACGCGGCCATGGCGCATCTACGTTGGGTTCAACTCGCCTCGACCGGCTACACCCAACTGTTCGGACTCAACCTGCCGGAACGCGGCATCCGAGCAACCAACGCGAGTGGCTGCTTCGATGTGCCCATCGCCGAATGGGCCATCGCCATGATGATCAACCTCGCCCGGGATTCCCGCCAAATGATCCGCAACCAAGATGCCGCCGTGTGGGACCGCTCCGCCCGATTCCAACGGGAAATCCGTGGGCTCACGGTGGGCCTGTGGGGCTACGGAGGAATCGGACGCGAAACCGCTCGACTCGCCAAGCAACTCGGCCTGCGGGTTCATGTGCAAACCCGTCACGGCGTGCATCCCCGAACCGACACCTACCGGGTGCCGGGCACCGGCGATCCCGCGGGCGAGCTGCCGGACCGTATATTCCTTGCGGGCGAAGAAGCCTCGTTCCTCCGCGACCTCGATTTCCTCATCGTGGCCATGCCGCTGACCCACGCGACCGAAGGTCTGATCGGCGAAACCGAACTCCGGATGCTGCCCCGCCACGCCTTCGTGCTCAACCCGGCCCGCGGTCCCATCATCCAAGAGCAGGCCTTGGTCCGGGCCCTGCAGGAAGGCTGGATTGCCGGTGCCGCACTGGACACGCACTACCACTACCCGATGCCACCGGAGCATCCGCTGTGGAAACTGCCCAACGTGCTCTTCACTCCACATATTTCGGGCTCCAGCCTGAGCCCGAATTTCAAGACGCGACTCTGGGATATCTTCGCGCAAAACATGTCGCGCTTCGCTGCCGAGGAACCCCTGCTCAACGAGCTCGGCGTCGCGCAATTACAGGGACACTGA
- a CDS encoding sodium:solute symporter family transporter has translation MFSFLPAILRKRGVLGLMLLVTPAVMRAAEEGVDAPAQGLGMVDGIIIALYALLLVGIGLYYSRRQTSQEEYFVGGRSVSPFLAGISLYATMFSALSYIGYPGEIIQNGPVLIGVGVAAIPLVYLIVGYGVIPLMMRLPVTSAYELLEKRLGPNVRLLGSGIFVVTRLIWMAVMLHLTSFVMVSVMGWEASWAPPIAIVAGILTTVYTVTGGLRAVVVSDVVQFFVLLIGALFTLWFISDAVGGWRGWWPQAWEAHWKPQPFFSLDPGVRVTVVGTFVGGIIWWVCTAGSDQMAIQRYLSTRDTKAARRAFLHNCIGAICVTSTLGLMGLAVLGYYRSNPEFMPANLSFATRGDAMFPHFVAHHLPLGMPGLITAGLMAAAMSSLSSGISSTITVISKDFVDQFRPTAAEDDKAGMRTARLLAVIVGGVSIAGSQLAGAIPGNLIEVAGKSINLFVCPLFGLFFLALFVPFATPFGAIMGTCYSLAAATLIAYWEFFTGLAPVSFQWIAPVSLVVALAAGPLFSLLPTRGKSPRLKAIYAGLATLPWLGLMAWLG, from the coding sequence ATGTTTTCTTTCCTTCCGGCTATTCTTCGCAAACGTGGCGTCCTCGGGTTGATGTTGCTAGTGACCCCGGCGGTCATGCGAGCGGCCGAGGAAGGCGTCGATGCTCCGGCCCAGGGCCTGGGCATGGTGGATGGCATCATCATCGCGCTGTATGCCCTGTTGCTCGTCGGCATTGGGCTGTATTACTCCCGCCGTCAGACCTCGCAGGAGGAGTATTTTGTGGGGGGGCGCAGTGTGTCGCCGTTCCTGGCGGGTATTTCGCTCTACGCGACGATGTTCAGCGCGTTGAGCTACATCGGTTATCCCGGAGAGATCATCCAGAACGGTCCCGTGTTGATCGGAGTGGGGGTTGCCGCCATTCCGTTGGTGTATCTGATTGTAGGATACGGAGTGATTCCGTTGATGATGCGCCTGCCGGTGACCAGTGCCTACGAGCTGTTGGAAAAACGTCTGGGTCCGAATGTGCGCTTGCTGGGATCGGGGATCTTCGTCGTCACGCGGTTGATCTGGATGGCGGTCATGCTGCATCTGACTTCCTTCGTGATGGTGAGTGTGATGGGTTGGGAGGCGAGTTGGGCCCCGCCGATCGCAATCGTCGCGGGCATACTGACCACCGTTTACACCGTGACGGGCGGGTTGCGCGCGGTGGTGGTGAGTGACGTGGTGCAGTTTTTTGTGCTCTTGATTGGTGCGCTCTTCACCTTGTGGTTCATCAGTGACGCGGTGGGGGGATGGCGGGGATGGTGGCCGCAGGCCTGGGAGGCGCATTGGAAGCCCCAGCCCTTTTTCAGCCTGGATCCCGGCGTGCGCGTGACCGTGGTGGGAACGTTTGTGGGCGGCATCATTTGGTGGGTGTGCACGGCGGGTTCCGATCAGATGGCGATCCAACGTTACCTGAGCACGCGGGACACGAAGGCCGCGCGACGAGCGTTTTTGCACAATTGCATCGGGGCGATTTGTGTTACTTCCACGCTCGGTTTGATGGGCCTCGCGGTCCTGGGTTATTACCGGAGCAACCCGGAGTTTATGCCGGCGAATCTGTCGTTTGCCACCCGGGGCGACGCGATGTTCCCCCATTTTGTTGCGCATCACCTGCCGCTGGGCATGCCCGGGTTGATCACGGCCGGACTGATGGCGGCGGCCATGTCCAGTCTGAGCTCCGGTATCAGCTCCACCATTACGGTGATTTCGAAGGATTTTGTGGATCAGTTTCGGCCGACGGCGGCGGAGGATGACAAAGCGGGCATGAGGACGGCGCGATTGCTCGCGGTGATCGTGGGCGGGGTGAGCATCGCGGGCAGTCAATTGGCGGGCGCGATTCCCGGCAATCTGATCGAGGTTGCGGGCAAGTCGATCAACCTGTTTGTATGCCCGTTGTTCGGACTGTTTTTCCTCGCGCTGTTCGTGCCCTTCGCGACGCCGTTTGGCGCAATCATGGGCACCTGCTACAGTTTGGCGGCGGCGACCCTGATCGCGTATTGGGAATTCTTCACCGGACTTGCTCCGGTCAGTTTCCAATGGATCGCTCCCGTTTCGTTGGTGGTGGCCCTGGCAGCGGGACCCTTGTTTAGCCTGCTCCCGACGCGGGGAAAGTCTCCGCGGCTCAAAGCGATCTACGCCGGGTTGGCGACGTTGCCGTGGCTCGGCCTGATGGCGTGGCTCGGCTAG
- a CDS encoding RidA family protein produces MNHPSVSYPREAGTPVSHLPFSPAVRVGDLIMVSGQASVDATGQIVQDTFDAEVRRSFENLRKVLETAGSDLAHVVQTRNYVRDPTNVARFNEIYREFFTAPYPARTTITHCLPEILHFEVECVAVPKVGSGD; encoded by the coding sequence ATGAACCATCCTTCCGTAAGTTATCCCCGCGAAGCGGGCACGCCTGTTTCCCATCTGCCGTTCAGCCCCGCCGTGCGCGTGGGTGATTTGATCATGGTCTCGGGTCAGGCCTCGGTCGACGCGACCGGTCAGATCGTGCAGGACACGTTCGACGCCGAAGTGCGTCGCTCGTTCGAGAATCTCCGCAAAGTATTGGAGACGGCGGGCAGCGACCTCGCCCACGTGGTGCAGACGCGCAACTACGTGCGGGACCCGACCAACGTGGCGCGGTTCAACGAAATCTACCGCGAGTTCTTCACCGCGCCCTATCCGGCCCGCACCACCATCACCCACTGCCTGCCGGAAATCCTGCATTTCGAAGTCGAATGCGTGGCCGTGCCGAAGGTCGGCTCCGGCGATTGA
- a CDS encoding M81 family metallopeptidase, translated as MSQPPRILFGGLFHETHTFLEETTTWADFDVTFDDHILGKLGDASPTDGFLSAAAAAGLTVIPTVDARAVPSGIVTDEAFETFWQEFVERARPALEQGVDGIFLVLHGAMATPSLTDAEGELLARIRALPGGETVPLFGVFDLHANLSARTCRLANGLVAYRENPHTDARASAVRATELLARALRENVIPRMAWVRLPIVWAPPGTGSADEPMVSLRRFMTELEDARPAIWATNVVPGFSFADTPDTGLSLSLVHTGEDAVMNADLRRGAELAWSKRELGEVSYASVDDVLASLPVGGPGPVVLVEPADNIGGGAPGDGTGILRALVKRDVANALVAINDPAAVATLAQTTVGAARKVSIGGKGSRLDEGPLELTVTLLSRHHGRFKLEDPNSHLASMSGLHFDMGPTAVVRAGGVTVLLTSRKTPPFDLGQWRSQGIEPKNFAVIGVKAAVAHRRAYDPIAAVSYLVDTAGPCSSNVRLFPWRHLQRPVHPLDAIAEPHFEFL; from the coding sequence ATGTCGCAGCCGCCGCGCATTCTGTTTGGGGGGCTTTTCCACGAGACCCACACGTTTCTGGAAGAAACCACCACTTGGGCCGATTTTGACGTCACGTTTGACGATCACATTTTGGGCAAACTGGGGGACGCTTCGCCGACGGATGGATTCTTGTCTGCCGCGGCGGCGGCGGGATTGACGGTGATTCCGACCGTGGACGCGCGGGCGGTGCCGTCGGGCATCGTGACCGACGAAGCGTTTGAGACTTTTTGGCAGGAGTTTGTCGAGCGGGCGCGACCGGCGTTGGAGCAAGGAGTGGACGGCATTTTTCTCGTCCTGCACGGTGCGATGGCGACGCCGTCATTGACGGATGCAGAAGGCGAATTGCTGGCGCGCATCCGTGCGCTTCCCGGCGGTGAAACCGTGCCGCTTTTCGGGGTGTTTGATCTGCACGCCAATCTTTCGGCGCGCACGTGCCGATTGGCCAACGGATTGGTGGCGTATCGGGAAAATCCGCACACGGACGCGCGGGCGAGTGCCGTGCGCGCCACGGAGTTGCTGGCGCGGGCTCTGCGCGAGAACGTGATCCCCCGGATGGCATGGGTTCGTTTGCCGATTGTCTGGGCTCCGCCCGGCACGGGATCGGCCGATGAGCCGATGGTTTCCCTGCGACGATTCATGACGGAACTGGAGGACGCCCGACCCGCGATTTGGGCGACCAATGTGGTGCCGGGATTTTCGTTTGCGGATACGCCCGATACGGGGCTGTCGCTGAGCCTTGTTCACACGGGGGAGGACGCGGTTATGAACGCCGATTTGCGACGCGGAGCCGAACTGGCCTGGTCGAAGCGCGAACTCGGCGAGGTGAGCTATGCGTCCGTCGACGATGTGTTGGCGAGCCTGCCGGTTGGTGGCCCCGGCCCAGTGGTGCTGGTCGAACCGGCCGACAACATCGGGGGCGGTGCGCCTGGGGATGGCACGGGTATTTTGCGTGCGTTGGTGAAGCGCGACGTGGCCAATGCGTTGGTCGCGATCAATGATCCGGCGGCCGTCGCGACTCTGGCTCAAACGACCGTGGGCGCCGCTCGCAAAGTTTCGATCGGTGGCAAGGGATCGCGATTGGACGAAGGTCCGCTGGAGCTGACCGTGACGTTACTTTCCCGGCATCACGGCAGATTCAAGCTAGAGGATCCCAACAGTCATCTGGCGTCGATGAGTGGGCTGCACTTTGACATGGGTCCGACGGCGGTGGTGCGCGCCGGGGGCGTGACCGTGTTGCTGACAAGCCGGAAGACTCCGCCCTTCGATCTCGGCCAATGGCGCAGCCAGGGGATCGAGCCGAAAAATTTTGCCGTGATTGGCGTGAAAGCGGCAGTGGCGCATCGCCGGGCCTACGATCCCATCGCGGCGGTATCCTACCTGGTGGATACAGCCGGTCCCTGCAGCAGCAACGTCCGGCTCTTTCCGTGGCGACACCTTCAACGTCCCGTTCACCCGCTCGACGCCATCGCGGAGCCCCATTTCGAATTTTTATGA
- a CDS encoding aspartate aminotransferase family protein: MSYTFPKSHAFFERAQKSIAGGINSGIRKMEAPVPLYFQKGEGSRVWDVDGNEYIDFQLGQGALLYGHAPSGLADALAAQAKLGLHWAAQCELELEVAERLTAMVPSAELVRFNNSATEAVMAALRLARTHTGRQLVLRFEGHYHGWGDEGLVGFANPPSTWDDAESPANTHPSKGIIPEVADHFVVTRWGDVEHLRRRVAAHQGQIAAIIFEPAMCNTCCIEPATGFMAAIRELCDQEGMLMIADETITGFRFGAGGAQSYYDFKPDLTIFGKAIGGGTPFAALAGTKAAMAKIISGEAIHAGTLNANPLCLAASKWCLDQVIAAGDTHPATTNALGQKLMAGLTALAQQHDIPLRPQGPGLAFHTVMLKPGAAEGLVGDYRDYITRHDAARWAHLRRCLLEEGVRAIERGLWSISLAHTEQDIADALARAATAFARHADTYQSAA, from the coding sequence ATGTCCTATACCTTTCCAAAATCCCACGCGTTCTTTGAGCGCGCCCAAAAGAGTATCGCCGGTGGCATCAACAGCGGCATCCGCAAAATGGAAGCGCCGGTGCCGTTGTATTTTCAAAAAGGCGAGGGCTCCCGCGTCTGGGATGTCGATGGCAATGAATACATCGACTTCCAACTCGGCCAGGGCGCGCTGCTTTACGGACACGCGCCGAGTGGACTCGCCGATGCGTTGGCCGCGCAGGCGAAACTGGGTCTGCACTGGGCGGCGCAGTGCGAACTCGAACTGGAAGTGGCGGAGCGCCTGACCGCGATGGTGCCGTCGGCGGAACTCGTGCGTTTCAATAACTCGGCCACGGAAGCCGTGATGGCGGCGCTGCGGTTGGCGCGCACCCACACGGGGCGTCAGTTGGTGCTGCGGTTCGAAGGCCACTACCACGGCTGGGGCGACGAAGGACTCGTCGGATTCGCCAATCCTCCGAGCACGTGGGACGACGCGGAGTCGCCGGCCAACACGCACCCCAGCAAGGGCATCATCCCCGAGGTTGCGGATCACTTTGTCGTGACGCGCTGGGGAGATGTGGAGCATCTCCGCCGCCGCGTGGCCGCTCACCAAGGGCAAATCGCCGCGATCATTTTTGAACCGGCCATGTGCAACACCTGTTGCATCGAACCCGCGACCGGCTTCATGGCGGCGATCCGCGAACTGTGTGACCAGGAAGGCATGTTGATGATCGCCGACGAGACGATCACCGGATTTCGCTTTGGGGCCGGCGGAGCGCAGAGTTATTATGATTTCAAACCCGACCTCACGATCTTCGGCAAGGCGATCGGCGGCGGCACCCCGTTTGCCGCTCTGGCGGGCACGAAGGCGGCGATGGCCAAGATTATTTCCGGCGAAGCGATTCATGCCGGCACGTTGAACGCCAACCCGCTGTGCCTCGCGGCGAGCAAATGGTGTCTCGACCAAGTGATCGCGGCGGGCGACACGCATCCGGCCACGACCAATGCGCTCGGCCAAAAATTGATGGCAGGTCTGACCGCGTTGGCGCAGCAACACGACATTCCGCTGCGGCCGCAGGGACCGGGGCTGGCCTTTCATACAGTCATGTTGAAGCCGGGAGCCGCCGAAGGGTTGGTAGGCGATTACCGCGACTATATCACGCGTCACGACGCGGCGCGGTGGGCGCACTTGCGCCGTTGTTTGTTGGAGGAAGGCGTGCGCGCCATCGAGCGTGGGCTCTGGTCGATCAGCCTGGCGCACACCGAGCAAGACATCGCAGACGCTTTGGCGCGGGCGGCGACGGCATTTGCGCGTCACGCCGACACCTATCAGTCCGCAGCCTAA
- a CDS encoding IclR family transcriptional regulator, with the protein MSIAVLDKAFSILEVLARTGRALSLAELAEESRLPKPTVHRILRSLRDLGYLGDAGVRGSYVLSDRLASLREHGRDAMLRTKAHDLMTTLNREFDETVNLGVLEGVYVRYAHVVETAQPLRWIVKPGARDLFHTTALGRAIVANLPPEQQARLVTKVCAALPTRNRKAARQRLEEELAATRDRGCALEEEETVAGVACVAIPLTSQQEPLAGISVSVPVNRFPAARRKALIAAMRRWGAQADDGDRPLRAG; encoded by the coding sequence ATGAGTATCGCCGTTCTCGACAAAGCTTTTTCGATCTTGGAGGTGCTGGCCCGCACCGGCCGGGCGTTGAGCTTGGCCGAACTCGCGGAGGAGAGTCGTCTGCCGAAGCCGACGGTGCATCGGATTCTGCGCAGTTTGCGCGATTTGGGCTACTTGGGCGACGCGGGAGTGCGCGGGAGCTATGTGTTGTCGGATCGACTGGCGTCGCTGCGGGAACACGGGCGCGATGCGATGCTGCGAACCAAGGCGCATGACTTGATGACGACGTTGAACCGTGAGTTCGACGAGACGGTGAATCTCGGCGTGTTGGAAGGCGTGTATGTGCGGTATGCGCATGTGGTGGAGACGGCTCAGCCGTTGCGCTGGATCGTGAAACCGGGGGCGCGTGATTTGTTTCACACCACGGCGCTGGGTCGGGCGATCGTCGCCAATTTACCACCGGAACAGCAAGCGCGACTCGTGACCAAAGTGTGCGCGGCGTTGCCTACGCGGAACCGGAAAGCGGCGCGTCAACGGTTGGAAGAGGAATTGGCGGCGACGCGTGATCGTGGCTGTGCGTTGGAGGAGGAAGAAACGGTCGCGGGCGTGGCGTGTGTGGCCATCCCGCTGACGTCTCAACAAGAGCCGTTGGCGGGCATCAGTGTGTCCGTGCCGGTGAATCGTTTTCCTGCGGCACGTCGCAAGGCGTTGATCGCCGCGATGCGTCGATGGGGAGCCCAAGCCGACGACGGCGATCGGCCGCTTCGCGCCGGATGA
- a CDS encoding amidohydrolase family protein: protein MIIDCHNHLGVDLFFYLNGFHPYAQDLPAMVTEGRHGGVDRWVVFPMVSHLGFDVDGMRRGELNPATDGSVPYAFENERMLEEIYERYPALGRLTLPFAILDPLREPAAQLRVLRRLHAKYPFFGLKIQATIIKSDVLALLDAGRGFLEFAKEFNLPFIIHSSVAPEDTWSQASSILRVAEATPNVRFCLAHSCRFDRECLDRVAALPNTWFDCSAHRIHCDSVRLGLPNVAPAARRFHADYHNPTAVLHDLASAYPTKMMWGSDSPFQSYVDDDFALRSTYADETACLHALPADLKKAVAHDNLLALLQINDERLLA, encoded by the coding sequence GTGATCATCGACTGCCACAATCACCTCGGGGTGGACTTGTTTTTCTACCTCAACGGCTTCCACCCGTATGCGCAGGACCTGCCCGCCATGGTCACCGAGGGGCGGCACGGCGGCGTCGACCGCTGGGTCGTTTTCCCCATGGTTTCGCACTTGGGCTTCGACGTCGACGGCATGCGCCGCGGCGAGCTCAATCCCGCGACGGATGGCTCCGTTCCCTACGCGTTCGAAAACGAGCGCATGCTCGAGGAAATCTATGAACGCTACCCGGCGCTCGGCCGCCTGACGCTGCCGTTTGCCATTCTTGATCCGCTCCGGGAACCGGCCGCGCAACTGCGGGTGCTGCGTCGCCTGCACGCGAAGTATCCATTTTTTGGACTCAAGATTCAGGCAACCATCATCAAGTCCGACGTCTTGGCCTTGCTGGACGCCGGTCGCGGTTTCCTCGAATTTGCCAAGGAGTTCAACCTGCCTTTCATCATTCACTCCAGCGTCGCTCCCGAGGACACTTGGTCGCAGGCCTCCAGCATTCTCCGCGTCGCCGAAGCGACGCCCAACGTGCGTTTTTGCCTCGCTCACTCCTGCCGGTTCGATCGCGAGTGTCTCGATCGCGTCGCCGCCCTGCCGAACACGTGGTTCGATTGCTCGGCGCACCGCATTCACTGCGACAGCGTGAGGCTCGGTCTGCCCAATGTCGCCCCGGCAGCCCGACGTTTCCACGCGGACTACCACAACCCCACCGCGGTGCTGCATGACCTCGCCTCCGCCTACCCGACCAAAATGATGTGGGGCTCCGATTCGCCGTTTCAGAGCTATGTCGACGACGACTTCGCCCTCCGCAGCACCTACGCGGACGAGACCGCCTGCCTTCACGCCTTGCCCGCCGACCTGAAAAAGGCGGTCGCGCACGACAACCTACTGGCTTTGCTCCAAATCAACGATGAACGCCTTCTCGCTTAA